In one Candidatus Nitronereus thalassa genomic region, the following are encoded:
- a CDS encoding exodeoxyribonuclease III → MKIATWNVNSIKSRLPHVTAYLKEVSPDVLLLQEIKCLEENFPQNDIEDLGYNLAIVGQKTYNGVAILSKYPIEVEQRTLPGDSTDEQARYLEAIIGNIRVASIYLPNGNPIDTEKFTYKLAWMDRLFAHVQTLLTYEETLVLGGDYNVCPTDDDVYDPDGFACDALCHPETRARFRKLCYLGLTDALRAQHPQLGLYTFWDYQAGCWNKDQGLRIDHLLLSPQAADRLEASGVDKGQRGKEKPSDHTPVWCTLKD, encoded by the coding sequence ATGAAGATCGCCACCTGGAACGTCAACTCCATAAAGTCACGACTACCGCATGTGACGGCTTATCTGAAAGAGGTGAGTCCAGATGTGTTGTTGCTGCAGGAAATAAAATGTCTGGAGGAAAACTTTCCTCAGAATGACATTGAAGACCTTGGATATAACTTGGCCATCGTGGGGCAGAAAACCTACAACGGAGTGGCTATCCTTTCAAAATATCCTATTGAAGTGGAACAACGAACACTCCCCGGTGATTCGACCGATGAGCAGGCTCGCTACCTCGAAGCCATTATAGGAAACATTCGTGTGGCCTCCATTTATTTGCCCAATGGGAACCCAATTGATACGGAAAAGTTTACGTACAAACTAGCCTGGATGGACCGCTTGTTCGCGCATGTGCAAACGCTCCTCACCTACGAAGAAACGCTGGTCTTGGGTGGTGATTACAATGTGTGCCCCACGGACGACGATGTATATGATCCCGACGGCTTTGCCTGTGATGCACTCTGTCACCCTGAGACACGCGCAAGATTTCGCAAGCTCTGTTATCTCGGACTAACGGACGCCCTGCGGGCGCAGCATCCACAATTAGGGCTCTATACGTTTTGGGATTATCAAGCGGGATGTTGGAATAAGGATCAGGGGTTACGCATTGATCATTTGCTGTTGTCACCCCAAGCCGCCGACCGACTAGAGGCATCAGGAGTCGATAAAGGCCAGCGCGGGAAAGAGAAGCCTTCGGATCATACCCCAGTATGGTGTACGTTAAAAGATTAG
- a CDS encoding sensor histidine kinase — MIVASLPENESERLAVLNSYQILDTPPEPQFDDLTILAAQICQTPIALVSLVDPDRQWFKSKVGVTACETPRDWAFCAHALHEKDLLLVSDALADPRFAKNPLVTSEPHIRFYAGAPLRTREGHALGTLCVIDQVPRELTVEQRSGLMVLARQVVAQFELRKHLKEQEHLILMQQEHMAANAVLRDNLRELASRNSLILSSAGEGIYGLDTEGRTTFVNPAAANMLGYTPDELIGMPMHPIMHHTKPDGSSYPKEECPMYAAFKEGTVQRIEYELLWRKDGTSFPVTYTSTPVKDDRDQIVGAVVTFNDITQRKQDEQARHDWTIALERSNKELDDFAYIASHDLKEPLRGIHNYSSLLLEDYGGALEEEGRAKCETLIRLCQRMEDLINSLFHYSRAGRTELAYGSVPLQGIIEEIFDSLAISLKERSIAIKIANPLPTIKCDRVRVREIFLNLITNAMKYSDKNEKWIEIGWIDHGDEDEKKSQMSGRCPVFFVRDNGIGIREKHLKNIFRIFKRLHGRDKFGGGTGMGLTITKKLIERHGGELWAESVYGEGSTFYFTLQRNVQHVSVGESTYSAR, encoded by the coding sequence ATGATTGTAGCATCTCTCCCAGAAAATGAATCTGAACGCCTGGCGGTATTGAATTCGTATCAAATCCTGGATACCCCTCCTGAGCCTCAATTTGATGACTTGACAATCCTAGCGGCGCAGATATGCCAAACTCCTATCGCCTTGGTCAGTTTGGTGGACCCCGATCGGCAATGGTTCAAATCCAAAGTTGGCGTAACGGCCTGTGAAACGCCTCGGGACTGGGCGTTTTGTGCCCATGCACTTCATGAAAAAGACCTTCTTCTTGTTTCTGATGCATTGGCGGACCCACGTTTTGCTAAGAACCCCTTAGTGACTTCCGAGCCCCATATACGATTCTATGCAGGTGCCCCATTACGGACGAGGGAGGGCCATGCCCTCGGTACCCTTTGCGTGATCGACCAAGTGCCTCGTGAGTTAACTGTCGAACAACGATCAGGCCTCATGGTGTTAGCGAGACAGGTCGTGGCCCAGTTCGAACTACGGAAGCACCTAAAGGAGCAAGAGCACCTTATTCTCATGCAACAGGAACATATGGCTGCCAACGCGGTTTTAAGAGATAATTTGAGGGAACTCGCTTCGCGAAATTCCCTAATATTATCCTCCGCTGGTGAAGGTATTTACGGGCTCGATACCGAAGGGCGAACCACCTTTGTAAATCCAGCCGCCGCGAATATGCTGGGATACACTCCTGATGAACTGATAGGTATGCCCATGCACCCCATCATGCACCATACAAAGCCGGATGGATCATCCTATCCGAAAGAAGAATGCCCGATGTATGCAGCTTTTAAAGAGGGCACCGTCCAGCGAATCGAATACGAATTGTTGTGGCGGAAAGATGGCACGAGTTTCCCCGTGACCTATACCAGTACACCTGTGAAGGACGACCGAGATCAAATCGTGGGCGCGGTTGTGACATTTAATGACATCACGCAACGAAAACAGGACGAACAGGCTCGGCATGATTGGACCATCGCGTTAGAGCGGAGTAACAAAGAGTTGGATGACTTTGCGTATATTGCCTCCCACGATTTAAAGGAGCCGTTACGAGGTATCCATAACTATTCCTCTCTCCTCTTGGAAGATTATGGCGGAGCCTTGGAGGAAGAAGGTCGAGCAAAGTGCGAAACGTTGATTCGCCTTTGCCAGCGTATGGAAGATTTAATCAATTCTCTCTTTCATTATTCCCGTGCGGGGCGTACGGAGTTGGCATATGGATCTGTCCCTCTCCAGGGCATTATCGAAGAAATTTTTGATTCCTTAGCCATAAGTCTGAAGGAACGGAGCATCGCTATTAAAATTGCCAACCCCCTCCCTACTATCAAATGCGACCGCGTGCGCGTCCGTGAGATTTTTCTGAATTTAATCACGAATGCCATGAAATACTCGGACAAAAACGAAAAATGGATTGAAATCGGGTGGATCGATCATGGAGACGAAGACGAGAAGAAGTCGCAAATGTCTGGCCGGTGTCCCGTATTCTTCGTACGGGATAATGGCATTGGCATTCGCGAAAAACATCTTAAGAATATTTTCCGTATTTTTAAGCGTCTTCACGGTCGAGACAAGTTCGGAGGCGGAACGGGAATGGGATTGACGATTACCAAAAAACTCATTGAACGTCATGGAGGCGAGTTGTGGGCGGAGTCTGTGTATGGGGAAGGCAGTACTTTTTATTTCACCCTACAAAGGAATGTGCAACATGTCTCTGTTGGTGAGTCAACCTATTCTGCTCGTTGA
- a CDS encoding VacJ family lipoprotein → MSLLLSIRALASLLAFIIGLILSGSPVIADSYGQDSIRVALLEQKVQLDQQIGQIEQRIQKVRSLSSRVEPSGTLVVLEIEGKLKTTEQKLDDGVPLLEEYMVEDTYLDPFDEKSSEVVSDPWEGFNSSVFDFNLGLDRRIIRPVARGYHTVMPDVAEQALGNAFSNIRFVPSLANNVFQGKVSEAGVIVGRFLINSTIGLAGLFDVAEAHFGLAAPAEEDAGQTLAKLGVGAGPYLVLPFLPPTTLRDGLGTLADLAMDPLNYVLPFVPQASKRVGETVNDRAKNLEQFQGIEDGTLDLYAAVRDAYWQTRAHAINQ, encoded by the coding sequence ATGTCATTATTACTCAGTATCCGCGCACTGGCTTCTTTGTTAGCGTTCATTATCGGGTTGATCTTGAGTGGGTCGCCAGTTATTGCGGATTCTTATGGTCAAGATTCTATTCGCGTGGCTCTCCTCGAACAGAAAGTGCAACTCGATCAACAAATTGGTCAAATCGAACAACGAATCCAAAAGGTACGATCACTATCTTCACGTGTGGAGCCATCCGGGACATTGGTGGTCTTAGAGATTGAAGGGAAGCTCAAGACAACGGAACAAAAGTTGGATGATGGTGTCCCTTTGCTTGAAGAATATATGGTGGAAGATACGTATCTCGATCCATTTGATGAAAAGTCGTCCGAGGTTGTGAGTGATCCCTGGGAAGGGTTTAACTCCTCGGTATTTGATTTTAACCTCGGCCTAGATCGAAGAATCATTCGACCTGTGGCAAGAGGATATCATACGGTCATGCCGGATGTGGCAGAACAAGCCCTGGGGAATGCATTTTCCAATATTCGTTTCGTGCCGAGCCTCGCCAATAATGTGTTTCAGGGGAAGGTCTCTGAAGCTGGAGTGATAGTTGGTCGGTTTTTGATTAATAGCACCATAGGCCTTGCCGGGCTTTTCGATGTTGCCGAAGCCCATTTTGGCCTTGCTGCCCCTGCTGAGGAAGATGCTGGTCAAACTTTGGCAAAACTTGGGGTTGGAGCTGGCCCCTACCTGGTATTGCCGTTTTTGCCTCCCACCACTCTCCGGGACGGGCTGGGCACTCTTGCGGATTTAGCGATGGATCCCTTGAACTATGTGTTGCCGTTTGTGCCACAGGCTTCTAAACGAGTTGGCGAAACGGTCAATGATCGTGCAAAAAATCTCGAACAATTTCAAGGCATCGAGGATGGCACACTTGATTTATATGCTGCCGTTCGGGATGCGTATTGGCAAACCCGCGCTCACGCAATCAATCAATAA
- a CDS encoding response regulator has product MSLLVSQPILLVEDSPEDYEITQRSLKSAGFSNRIQHCTDGDEALEYLVQCKTFEGNEAALYPGIILLDLNLPGTDGREVLAEIKADEVFTLIPVVVLSTSKDDRDIEACYALGANGYISKSLSAKEFLQAMIRLKEEWLDLGFSQKVGELP; this is encoded by the coding sequence ATGTCTCTGTTGGTGAGTCAACCTATTCTGCTCGTTGAAGATAGTCCTGAGGATTATGAAATTACCCAGCGGAGCCTGAAATCCGCAGGATTCTCGAATCGTATTCAGCACTGTACGGACGGTGATGAAGCTTTGGAATATCTCGTGCAGTGTAAAACCTTCGAAGGGAATGAGGCCGCTCTCTATCCAGGTATTATTTTATTGGATTTAAATTTGCCAGGTACGGATGGGCGCGAGGTGTTGGCAGAAATCAAGGCGGATGAAGTGTTCACACTTATTCCCGTTGTGGTGTTATCAACTTCGAAGGACGATCGGGATATCGAAGCGTGTTATGCACTTGGTGCTAACGGTTATATTTCTAAATCACTAAGCGCGAAAGAATTTCTACAGGCCATGATACGGTTAAAAGAGGAATGGCTTGACCTAGGTTTCAGTCAAAAAGTGGGAGAACTACCATGA
- the polA gene encoding DNA polymerase I → MMMTPKNQTSTDKHLCLVDGSSFLFRAFHALPILTRPDGTPVNAVLGFSNMLLKLLDDLHATHLAVIFDSARKTFRNDISADYKANRPEPPDELIPQFPLVRDATRAFNVECIESPGFEADDLIATYAKQAEAEGIEVIIVSSDKDLMQLVTGRVSMFDAIKNKKIGPKEVLEKFGVGPEKVVDVQSLAGDSTDNVPGVPGIGIKTAAQLIQEYGDLDSLLARASEIKQPKRRQSLIDYADQARMSRDLVRLRNDVPTDLAVSQLQRQNPDPQQLLTFLNEQGFKSLMAKVHSRLLASGENIPDIGGRPVTDPATTPPSTTQYELVQSTAVLQDWVTQARFAGAIAVDTETTSLDESRAELVGISLCVKPGHACYIPLAHRHPEPTAELDFSEASAKKTSSPQAEPLIQIPIDEALDILKPLLAEPSVLKIGHNLKYDIVVLRRYGITIKPIDDTMLMSYILDGGSHGHGMDELAQLHLGHTTIKFKEVAGAGKSQITFDLVPLDTALAYAAEDADITLQLHQMLKPRLLAEQLVTPYETLERPLIPVLVDMECEGIKVDRENLELLSQDFANRQATLEQDIFQLTGHEFNVGSPKQLGEVLYEEMKLEGGQKGKSGAYSTGADVLEGLAAEGHELPAKVLAWRQLDKLKSTYSDALVEQINPRTGRVHTSYAMAAASTGRLSSTDPNLQNIPIRTEDGRKIRHAFVAKPGCTLLSLDYSQIELRLLAHIANIDVLKQAFHEGQDIHALTASQIFGVDAKALDPAMRRKAKAINFGIIYGISAFGLSRQLGITNEESAAYMKAYFERYPGIQEYMDRTKQFCREHGYVETLFGRRVHVPGIHERNAARRNFSERAAINAPIQGTAADILKRAMIRVPPGLAKHNLATKAKMLLTVHDELLFEVEEHAMNQTSDVVKKIMESASLPAVHISVPLTVDVGHGASWGEAH, encoded by the coding sequence ATGATGATGACCCCCAAAAACCAGACTTCTACCGATAAACATTTGTGTTTAGTCGATGGATCAAGCTTTTTGTTTCGAGCCTTCCACGCATTGCCGATCCTCACCCGTCCAGATGGGACTCCAGTTAATGCAGTCCTGGGCTTTTCAAATATGTTGTTAAAGCTGTTGGATGACCTCCATGCCACACACCTAGCGGTGATTTTCGATTCGGCAAGAAAGACCTTTCGCAATGACATTTCCGCGGATTACAAGGCCAACCGGCCGGAACCCCCGGACGAACTCATTCCCCAATTTCCCCTGGTTCGGGATGCCACACGCGCATTCAATGTGGAATGTATTGAGAGTCCAGGGTTTGAGGCCGATGACTTGATCGCCACGTATGCCAAACAGGCCGAGGCCGAGGGTATTGAAGTCATTATTGTGTCCTCGGACAAAGACCTCATGCAATTAGTCACGGGTCGTGTGAGCATGTTCGATGCCATCAAAAATAAAAAGATTGGACCGAAGGAGGTGCTGGAAAAATTCGGCGTTGGTCCGGAGAAAGTCGTGGACGTGCAATCCCTGGCAGGAGATTCCACCGACAATGTTCCCGGCGTCCCTGGCATTGGTATCAAAACTGCCGCACAACTCATTCAGGAATATGGAGACTTGGACTCACTACTTGCACGCGCCTCAGAAATCAAACAACCCAAACGACGCCAGAGCCTCATCGACTATGCCGATCAAGCCAGAATGTCACGAGACCTGGTTCGCCTCAGAAATGATGTGCCGACAGACCTGGCCGTCAGCCAATTACAACGCCAAAACCCCGATCCGCAACAACTGCTCACGTTCCTCAACGAACAGGGCTTTAAATCCCTCATGGCCAAAGTCCATAGCCGCCTATTGGCTTCGGGGGAAAATATTCCGGATATCGGAGGCCGTCCGGTTACGGATCCTGCCACTACGCCTCCTTCCACCACTCAGTATGAACTGGTCCAATCCACGGCCGTCCTTCAAGACTGGGTCACGCAAGCACGTTTTGCCGGCGCCATCGCCGTCGATACCGAAACCACATCGCTCGATGAAAGCCGCGCGGAATTAGTCGGCATTTCGCTCTGTGTCAAACCTGGGCATGCCTGCTATATTCCTCTTGCTCACCGTCACCCTGAACCTACAGCCGAATTGGATTTCTCCGAAGCATCTGCAAAAAAGACATCCTCACCCCAAGCTGAACCGCTCATCCAAATCCCCATCGATGAAGCTTTGGATATTTTAAAGCCACTTCTCGCCGAGCCTTCGGTGCTCAAAATTGGACATAACTTAAAATACGATATCGTGGTGCTTCGACGGTATGGAATCACTATTAAGCCCATCGACGACACTATGCTGATGTCATACATCCTGGATGGGGGCAGCCATGGTCACGGCATGGATGAATTGGCCCAACTGCATTTGGGCCACACCACCATCAAATTCAAGGAAGTGGCGGGAGCTGGCAAATCACAAATAACTTTCGACCTCGTCCCCTTAGACACCGCCTTGGCTTATGCCGCCGAAGATGCGGACATCACGCTCCAGCTTCATCAAATGCTGAAACCTCGGTTATTGGCTGAGCAACTGGTCACGCCATATGAAACCTTAGAACGCCCGCTGATTCCTGTACTCGTGGACATGGAATGCGAAGGAATTAAAGTTGATCGTGAAAACCTAGAACTACTCAGTCAGGACTTTGCCAACCGCCAAGCGACGTTGGAACAAGACATTTTTCAATTAACTGGCCATGAATTTAACGTAGGTTCGCCGAAACAGTTGGGGGAAGTCCTGTACGAAGAAATGAAATTGGAAGGTGGGCAAAAGGGAAAATCAGGAGCCTACTCCACGGGAGCCGATGTACTGGAAGGTCTGGCTGCAGAAGGGCACGAACTCCCAGCCAAAGTACTCGCCTGGCGACAACTTGATAAACTCAAAAGCACCTACTCCGATGCGTTGGTTGAACAAATCAATCCACGCACCGGCCGTGTCCACACCTCTTACGCCATGGCCGCCGCTTCCACAGGGCGTTTGTCTTCGACCGACCCCAACCTGCAAAACATTCCCATTCGGACGGAAGATGGTCGAAAAATTCGGCATGCCTTTGTGGCAAAACCTGGATGCACCCTACTCTCCCTGGATTATTCGCAAATTGAACTTCGCCTGCTCGCACACATTGCCAACATCGACGTGTTAAAACAGGCCTTCCATGAAGGTCAAGACATTCATGCTCTCACCGCCAGCCAAATCTTTGGAGTCGACGCCAAAGCTTTGGATCCGGCCATGCGGCGCAAAGCCAAAGCCATAAACTTTGGCATCATTTACGGAATTAGTGCCTTTGGACTCAGCCGTCAATTAGGCATCACCAACGAAGAGTCGGCCGCCTACATGAAAGCCTACTTCGAACGATACCCCGGCATTCAGGAATACATGGATCGCACCAAACAATTCTGCCGAGAACATGGCTATGTCGAAACCCTCTTTGGTCGCCGCGTGCACGTGCCAGGCATTCATGAGCGAAACGCCGCGCGCAGAAATTTCTCCGAGCGTGCCGCGATTAATGCTCCTATTCAAGGGACCGCTGCCGACATTCTCAAACGGGCCATGATTCGCGTGCCACCCGGGCTAGCAAAGCACAACCTCGCCACCAAGGCTAAAATGCTCCTCACCGTCCACGACGAATTGCTCTTTGAAGTCGAAGAACATGCCATGAATCAAACAAGCGACGTGGTAAAAAAAATCATGGAATCCGCCTCGTTGCCGGCAGTGCACATTTCAGTCCCACTTACGGTCGATGTAGGACACGGCGCTTCCTGGGGTGAGGCGCATTAA
- a CDS encoding sensor histidine kinase: protein MKSGCLTVLIVDDCDEDREIFRRHLEQEALGDYEVLEAETGVEGWELITTQNPDCVLLDYQIPDFDGLEFIEALNKEIGVNRVPVLMLTGQGDEEIAVRAISNGVQDYLIKGKLTAVGLHRAIGHAVERAALLRTTEEQRLAIERSQKELEQFAYVLCHDLQAPVRRIMSFLEMIQKDLKEQLSPQTQSYFDRTIQNAMQMRQLIQDSLDYSLVGGDRKPAETVHLREILNGIACDLEDAMMERRVTLVFGDMPTVMGHPTMLRQLFHNLVGNAIKFQGEQPGTVTISASMEGAMWHFRVEDTGIGMDHECLEKIFNPFSRLHPKSEYPGCGIGLALCKKIVKHHGGRIWAESAKGIGSVFHFTIPSQDADTPVVEGLGERQLSSSVR, encoded by the coding sequence ATGAAGTCTGGTTGCCTAACCGTCCTCATTGTGGATGACTGCGATGAGGACCGGGAGATATTCCGACGGCATTTGGAGCAGGAGGCTCTTGGGGATTATGAGGTGCTGGAAGCTGAAACGGGTGTTGAAGGGTGGGAATTAATCACCACCCAAAACCCCGATTGCGTACTTCTCGATTATCAAATTCCCGATTTTGATGGTCTTGAGTTTATCGAGGCGCTAAACAAAGAAATAGGTGTGAATCGAGTACCTGTGTTGATGTTGACCGGACAAGGGGATGAGGAAATTGCCGTTAGGGCGATATCTAACGGTGTTCAAGATTACCTCATCAAAGGAAAATTGACGGCAGTGGGTTTGCACCGAGCAATCGGACATGCCGTGGAGCGGGCGGCGCTTCTTCGGACCACCGAAGAACAGCGGTTGGCCATTGAGCGGTCCCAGAAGGAACTCGAACAATTTGCATATGTGTTGTGCCATGATCTACAGGCCCCGGTTCGTCGAATCATGTCGTTTTTGGAAATGATTCAGAAGGATTTGAAGGAGCAGTTAAGTCCGCAAACTCAGTCGTATTTTGATCGGACGATTCAGAATGCGATGCAGATGCGTCAATTGATCCAGGATAGCTTGGACTATTCTCTAGTTGGTGGAGACCGAAAACCGGCTGAAACTGTCCATCTGCGGGAAATCCTGAATGGAATTGCTTGTGATCTAGAGGATGCCATGATGGAAAGGCGGGTTACCCTTGTGTTTGGAGACATGCCTACGGTCATGGGGCATCCGACGATGCTCCGACAGCTCTTTCACAATTTAGTCGGGAATGCCATAAAGTTTCAAGGGGAACAGCCGGGGACTGTGACCATTTCCGCTTCAATGGAGGGAGCGATGTGGCATTTCCGGGTGGAAGATACTGGAATTGGCATGGACCACGAATGCCTTGAGAAAATTTTTAACCCCTTCTCTCGCCTGCATCCCAAAAGTGAGTATCCAGGGTGTGGTATTGGTTTGGCGCTTTGCAAAAAAATCGTGAAACATCATGGTGGTCGGATTTGGGCGGAATCGGCCAAGGGTATCGGCAGTGTCTTTCATTTCACGATTCCCTCTCAGGATGCTGATACCCCAGTGGTTGAAGGGTTGGGAGAGAGACAATTGTCGAGTTCGGTTCGCTAA
- a CDS encoding ATP-dependent nuclease, giving the protein MGYQKLKSFKIRGYKCFLPNNDYQGFEVLKPINIIIGKNNSGKSKILEFMRDFIKARGSEPTLKNVGNVLIRKSLEEKELKSVFSPSTASGEFGYIINNHSVDWWNGIGVKLLHKKIEYSPEKTEILDHDFDLTHERAMNAFRRGLDQLKGHLQNPFQGYEYLSIQAEREIKSEVVNFGSQFDYRVFPDGTNLTQLLVRCLNEEKGHFDGWQNLVEVELLGRINAVVSPDLIFTRLYTKIDGNGNCWEIYLEEANKGGVRISDCGSGIKTIIFVMVILYVVPHFLQGKKFIFSFEELENNLHPSLERKLLAHIRDYIENDLENLLFLTTHSNVAIDMFSNNSNSQILRAFNDGKASFIEKVDNWNDQHNLLNDLGVRASDVLQANCIVWLEGPSDRIYFNKWVELFNDGEKLEHGLHYQCVFYGGAILSHYSAEIKPEDDEFIQMLRINRNAIVLMDSDKSKESDPLKGRVERVLQEIEKSPSAISWVTCGREIENYLPCNLLKEYFGISVQLEKFQSFGSVFKNLKKVNSFDKVKFASEITNFAGYDRPTLEKHMDLKEKMDVVIGHIRKCNS; this is encoded by the coding sequence GTGGGATACCAGAAACTAAAAAGTTTTAAAATTAGGGGCTACAAATGTTTTTTGCCAAATAACGACTACCAGGGTTTTGAAGTCCTTAAACCCATAAATATCATTATCGGAAAAAACAATAGTGGCAAGTCAAAGATTCTGGAATTTATGCGTGATTTTATTAAAGCTCGTGGCAGTGAACCAACCTTGAAAAATGTGGGCAATGTACTAATTCGGAAATCACTTGAAGAGAAAGAATTAAAATCTGTTTTTAGTCCTAGCACTGCATCAGGTGAGTTTGGTTATATCATTAATAATCACAGTGTGGATTGGTGGAATGGCATTGGAGTAAAATTGCTTCACAAAAAAATAGAGTATTCCCCTGAGAAAACAGAAATACTAGATCATGATTTTGACCTCACACATGAAAGAGCAATGAATGCTTTTCGGCGGGGGCTGGATCAATTAAAAGGTCATTTGCAAAATCCTTTTCAAGGATATGAATACCTCTCAATCCAGGCCGAGCGAGAAATAAAAAGCGAAGTAGTGAATTTTGGTTCCCAGTTTGACTACAGAGTGTTCCCAGATGGCACCAACCTTACTCAGTTATTAGTAAGGTGCCTGAACGAAGAAAAGGGACATTTTGACGGGTGGCAGAATCTTGTGGAAGTTGAATTGTTGGGTCGAATTAACGCTGTGGTTTCTCCTGACCTGATATTTACAAGGCTATATACAAAAATTGATGGAAATGGAAATTGTTGGGAGATTTATTTAGAAGAAGCCAACAAGGGTGGGGTAAGGATTTCGGATTGCGGAAGTGGAATAAAGACCATTATTTTTGTGATGGTAATACTTTATGTTGTTCCCCATTTCCTGCAGGGAAAGAAATTTATTTTCTCATTTGAGGAGCTTGAGAACAATCTTCACCCTTCATTGGAGCGAAAACTCTTGGCACATATTCGAGATTATATAGAAAATGATCTTGAAAATTTATTATTTCTCACAACACATTCCAATGTCGCTATCGATATGTTTAGCAACAACAGCAATTCACAAATTCTTCGAGCTTTTAATGACGGGAAAGCCTCCTTTATAGAAAAGGTTGATAATTGGAACGATCAACATAATCTTCTCAACGATCTTGGAGTGCGAGCAAGTGATGTTCTTCAAGCCAACTGTATTGTGTGGCTGGAGGGACCATCGGACAGAATTTATTTCAATAAATGGGTTGAATTATTTAATGATGGGGAAAAGCTAGAGCATGGATTGCATTACCAATGCGTCTTTTATGGAGGCGCTATACTTTCTCATTACTCGGCAGAAATAAAACCTGAGGATGATGAATTCATTCAAATGCTGAGGATAAATCGAAATGCCATTGTCCTGATGGACAGTGACAAATCCAAAGAGAGTGATCCTTTAAAGGGAAGAGTGGAGCGTGTTTTACAGGAAATAGAGAAATCTCCGAGTGCAATTTCATGGGTAACTTGTGGCCGTGAAATTGAAAATTATCTTCCCTGCAATTTGCTTAAAGAGTATTTTGGGATTTCAGTGCAATTGGAGAAGTTTCAAAGCTTTGGCAGTGTATTTAAAAACCTGAAGAAAGTTAACTCGTTTGATAAAGTTAAGTTTGCTTCGGAAATAACTAATTTTGCTGGCTATGACCGACCTACCCTTGAGAAGCATATGGACCTGAAAGAAAAAATGGATGTTGTGATTGGACATATAAGGAAGTGCAATTCCTGA
- the dapF gene encoding diaminopimelate epimerase — protein sequence MKNAFFKGHGLGNDYIALNPKDLDFKLTPKTIRAICDRHWGVGSDGILALTASRKADFGLRIYNPDGSEAEKSGNGLRIFGCYLFATKITKRRSFSVETKGGLVHIDLEVDRRGQVVGATVDMGRATFQPRALPCTIRAPELILQPIKAVGQSLRFTGVSVGNPHCVVFKDKGGKWTREDLLRMGPELENHSIFPKRTNVQLAVPTGPKSLYILIWERGAGETQASGSSSCAAASAGVRLGLIKSPVTVKAPGGTLLITVDAQYNLTMKGPVAEVYQGQLHPAFLTPAK from the coding sequence ATGAAGAATGCATTTTTTAAGGGTCATGGATTGGGGAATGATTATATTGCTCTCAACCCCAAAGATTTAGACTTTAAACTGACACCTAAAACCATACGGGCCATATGTGACCGTCATTGGGGAGTGGGGAGCGACGGGATTTTAGCGTTAACAGCATCCCGAAAGGCTGACTTTGGACTGCGGATTTATAATCCCGATGGAAGTGAAGCGGAAAAATCAGGGAATGGGTTACGAATATTTGGATGTTATTTGTTTGCCACCAAAATTACCAAGCGACGTTCGTTTAGTGTTGAAACCAAGGGTGGGCTTGTGCATATAGATTTGGAGGTGGATCGTCGTGGGCAGGTCGTTGGGGCGACCGTAGATATGGGGCGGGCTACCTTCCAGCCTCGGGCTCTTCCCTGTACAATTCGGGCCCCGGAACTCATACTTCAGCCGATTAAAGCCGTAGGCCAATCCCTGCGGTTCACAGGGGTGAGTGTTGGCAATCCCCATTGTGTCGTGTTTAAGGACAAGGGGGGGAAATGGACGCGGGAAGATTTACTCCGCATGGGACCGGAACTCGAAAATCATTCGATTTTCCCCAAGCGGACAAATGTTCAACTTGCGGTACCCACGGGTCCCAAGTCATTGTACATTCTTATTTGGGAACGCGGAGCAGGGGAAACGCAGGCCTCCGGTTCCTCTTCCTGCGCCGCTGCAAGTGCCGGGGTGCGGCTAGGGTTAATCAAAAGCCCGGTGACCGTCAAAGCTCCGGGAGGAACTCTCCTTATTACCGTGGATGCTCAATACAATCTGACGATGAAAGGCCCTGTGGCCGAGGTCTATCAAGGGCAACTCCATCCCGCATTTCTCACACCTGCCAAATAA